A genomic stretch from Rhodomicrobium vannielii ATCC 17100 includes:
- a CDS encoding CPBP family glutamic-type intramembrane protease: MVELANTLAAPALPRLHARVRNNSIEIPRNPLFSSLTRQQIRIILPHIKYKRFKTGREILSEGQRNPGKIFIVIEGQVAATKLGLSPIEGLPTSYEIGLMRRGDIFGELSFVDGKPSALTFTATVEATVAVLDLSGSARRRTTRRLREIVTSKLRHRIARHADDSVTLRVNTLQLENEFSAYRNGVGHIVVTTLCLLSFYTLTLSFLPAFKSVAHANFALSPLIILLFSLSFIPIIATSGFPLSFFGLQLRNWRPALAYSLRMSLLFILFFLAVKWVLIHTTQSFADVSLIDGADVQMEGHLGTNSAWYWVALAVYLLLTPMQEFVARSGIQAPLYAFLHGSELKRRWASILASNLVFAAAHAHISLAFALAAFLPGILWGWIFARTNSLMAATVSHILIGGSGMFLFGVETMVERLSA; the protein is encoded by the coding sequence ATGGTTGAATTGGCAAACACTCTGGCCGCCCCGGCTCTGCCTCGCCTTCACGCGAGGGTAAGAAACAACTCTATCGAGATTCCCAGAAACCCTCTGTTTTCCAGCCTTACGCGGCAGCAGATCAGGATCATCCTCCCGCATATCAAGTATAAGCGCTTCAAGACCGGACGCGAAATCCTGTCCGAGGGGCAAAGAAACCCCGGAAAAATCTTCATCGTCATCGAAGGGCAGGTGGCGGCCACGAAACTCGGGCTTTCGCCCATCGAAGGGCTGCCGACATCCTACGAGATCGGCCTGATGCGCCGCGGCGACATCTTCGGCGAACTGTCTTTTGTTGACGGAAAGCCGAGCGCGTTGACGTTCACGGCGACGGTTGAGGCGACGGTCGCGGTGCTCGACCTCAGCGGTTCGGCCCGCCGACGCACCACAAGGCGGCTCAGGGAGATCGTAACAAGCAAGCTTCGCCATCGCATCGCCCGGCACGCCGACGACTCGGTGACCTTGCGCGTGAACACCCTTCAGCTCGAAAACGAATTCTCCGCCTACCGCAACGGCGTCGGACACATCGTCGTCACCACCTTGTGTCTTCTGTCGTTCTACACGCTGACGCTCAGCTTTCTGCCCGCCTTCAAGAGTGTGGCGCACGCGAATTTCGCGCTTTCTCCGCTGATCATCCTGCTGTTCAGCCTGTCCTTCATCCCAATCATCGCGACAAGCGGTTTTCCTTTGAGCTTCTTCGGGCTCCAACTGCGCAACTGGCGTCCTGCATTAGCTTACTCGCTACGCATGTCGCTGCTGTTCATCCTGTTCTTCCTCGCGGTGAAGTGGGTGCTGATCCATACCACCCAAAGCTTTGCGGACGTGTCGCTGATCGACGGCGCTGACGTCCAGATGGAAGGGCACCTTGGGACGAATTCGGCGTGGTACTGGGTCGCGCTCGCGGTCTATCTGTTGCTGACCCCGATGCAGGAGTTCGTGGCGCGCTCCGGCATTCAGGCGCCGCTCTACGCCTTCCTTCATGGCAGCGAATTGAAGCGCCGCTGGGCGTCGATCCTGGCATCAAACCTCGTGTTTGCGGCGGCTCACGCGCATATCAGTCTCGCCTTCGCGCTCGCCGCGTTCCTGCCCGGCATCTTGTGGGGCTGGATCTTCGCCCGGACGAACTCGCTGATGGCGGCGACCGTCTCGCATATCCTCATCGGCGGCTCGGGGATGTTCCTTTTCGGCGTGGAGACTATGGTCGAGAGGCTTTCGGCCTGA
- the hflC gene encoding protease modulator HflC yields MRTAAVGFLILLVTGVVIAVGFSAFIVPQTHRALVLQFGEPVRAIDKPGLYWRMPFVQTVVQFDRRILDLQTEEQEVIASDQKRLIVDAFARYRISDPLAFYRAFRNEIAARQRLTAIVDSTIRSVLGRSTFIDLVRNQREALMKQTIAFVNNDVRGFGVEVVDVRIRRADLPEANSQAIFRRMQTERQREAAELRAQGAEQAQRIRSTADKEVTVVTANANRDGERTRGEGDAERNRIYADAFGRDRDFFAFYRSMQAYEESLKGSHTRIVVSPSSEFFRYFNEPMSAAPDAIKRPAPAGQTGSSAAAATPAVR; encoded by the coding sequence ATGAGAACCGCAGCTGTCGGATTCCTCATTCTCCTTGTCACCGGCGTGGTGATCGCGGTGGGCTTCTCCGCCTTCATCGTGCCGCAGACGCATCGTGCTCTCGTGCTGCAATTCGGCGAGCCAGTCCGCGCGATCGACAAACCGGGCCTCTACTGGCGGATGCCGTTCGTGCAGACGGTCGTGCAGTTCGACCGCCGTATCCTCGATCTTCAGACCGAGGAGCAGGAGGTCATTGCGTCCGATCAGAAGCGTCTCATCGTCGATGCCTTCGCGCGCTACAGGATCAGCGATCCGCTCGCGTTCTACCGCGCGTTCCGCAACGAAATCGCCGCGCGGCAGCGCCTCACCGCCATCGTGGATTCGACGATCCGCAGCGTGCTTGGCCGATCCACGTTCATCGACCTTGTGCGTAACCAGCGCGAGGCGCTCATGAAGCAGACCATCGCTTTCGTGAACAATGACGTTCGCGGTTTCGGCGTGGAAGTCGTCGACGTCCGCATCCGCCGCGCCGACCTGCCCGAGGCGAACAGCCAGGCCATCTTCCGCCGCATGCAGACCGAGCGTCAGCGTGAAGCAGCCGAACTGCGCGCCCAAGGTGCTGAGCAGGCGCAGCGCATCCGTTCGACCGCCGACAAGGAAGTGACCGTTGTCACCGCGAACGCGAATCGCGATGGCGAGCGTACCCGAGGCGAAGGCGACGCGGAAAGGAACCGCATCTACGCCGACGCATTCGGACGCGACCGCGACTTCTTCGCCTTCTACCGCTCCATGCAGGCTTACGAAGAATCGCTCAAGGGTAGCCACACTCGCATCGTGGTCTCGCCCTCGTCCGAGTTCTTCCGTTATTTCAACGAGCCGATGAGCGCGGCGCCTGATGCCATCAAGAGGCCGGCGCCCGCCGGTCAGACGGGATCCAGCGCCGCTGCGGCCACGCCTGCAGTGCGCTGA
- a CDS encoding acyltransferase family protein, whose protein sequence is MINYRPEVDGLRAVAIASVVLFHTGSPVFAGGYVGVDIFFVISGYLITSIMLKARNEGGFSYLDFYARRARRILPALFAMLALVSGACLLLLATNDLASYGNVLAYTVLFAANIRLMGSMSYFHPDSQQNPLLHMWSLAVEEQFYILWPTLLLGVLALISARRAKVLFVALAVGSLIVSEIHMVLRPEFAFYQLPSRGWELLAGALLAVGIAPPIRSHKLAEAVSLTGLSLMIAPVLFYDKTTSFPGLAALPPVLGCAFVIWAETGRRTRFGSLLRLKPVVFLGLISYSLYLWHWPVFALTKYVMIREPTHAESALLVALAVLAGWASWRFVERPFRHRPASAATSVGRERSGPRVFALPFTLPAYGAGAFAAVLVATGAYFQLSGGASWRFSPDLIEKLDAAFLAPPMSCARSAEIAPGLEKCETGRLDGGTKNDVVMWGDSHARHYQALIAAVYGDTTTLYRPRCTPVAGVYLTFERRNADVLQCFEQKAAVLADLVQKRPRVVILAGRWGFAETATATRTLYERPDMRRSRDVFAAALRETVSRLTDAGIKVVLMAQVPEIRVPTSHCLGVYKHVFGWTDCYFVSRNDYVAQFGWTNDLLRSIADDTPNVAVFWPAESLCEGDVCRPVRDGKHLYSDNNHLTAEGALSLVSAYRSTVPAAFLPLPEPRSVDSAWAPSPMETGNLAASTFQPEGGASR, encoded by the coding sequence ATGATCAATTATCGCCCGGAGGTGGACGGCCTTCGCGCCGTTGCCATCGCGTCCGTGGTTCTGTTCCACACCGGAAGCCCCGTCTTCGCGGGCGGCTATGTCGGCGTGGACATCTTCTTCGTCATCTCCGGCTATCTCATCACGTCCATCATGTTGAAGGCGCGAAACGAGGGCGGATTCTCCTATCTCGACTTCTACGCCCGCCGTGCCCGGCGCATCCTGCCGGCATTATTCGCGATGCTGGCGCTTGTGTCGGGGGCGTGCCTTCTGCTTTTGGCGACGAACGACCTCGCGAGCTACGGGAACGTGCTGGCCTATACGGTGCTGTTCGCAGCAAACATCCGCCTCATGGGGAGCATGTCCTATTTCCATCCCGATTCGCAGCAAAACCCGCTGCTGCACATGTGGTCTCTTGCGGTCGAGGAGCAGTTCTACATCCTCTGGCCGACGCTCCTGCTCGGCGTCCTCGCCTTGATAAGCGCGCGGCGGGCGAAGGTGCTGTTCGTGGCGCTCGCCGTGGGCTCGCTGATCGTCTCGGAAATCCACATGGTCCTGCGGCCGGAATTCGCCTTCTATCAGCTCCCCTCGCGCGGCTGGGAGCTTCTCGCGGGCGCGTTGCTCGCCGTGGGCATCGCTCCGCCCATCCGCTCGCACAAGCTCGCAGAAGCTGTGTCCCTCACCGGCCTCTCGCTCATGATCGCGCCGGTCTTGTTCTACGACAAGACGACATCGTTCCCCGGCTTGGCGGCTCTGCCCCCGGTGCTCGGCTGCGCCTTCGTAATCTGGGCCGAGACGGGACGCCGGACGCGCTTCGGATCGCTGCTGCGTCTGAAGCCCGTCGTGTTCCTCGGCCTCATTTCCTATTCGCTATATCTTTGGCACTGGCCGGTGTTCGCGCTCACCAAATATGTGATGATCCGCGAGCCGACACACGCCGAGAGCGCCCTCCTCGTCGCGCTGGCGGTGCTGGCGGGTTGGGCCTCGTGGCGTTTTGTCGAGCGCCCGTTCAGGCATCGCCCCGCGTCCGCCGCGACTTCCGTTGGCCGGGAGCGGTCTGGGCCGAGAGTTTTTGCGCTGCCATTCACCCTGCCCGCTTATGGCGCGGGGGCGTTTGCGGCCGTTCTCGTCGCCACCGGAGCCTATTTTCAGCTGTCGGGCGGGGCCAGTTGGCGCTTCTCGCCCGACCTGATCGAAAAGCTGGACGCCGCCTTCCTCGCGCCCCCGATGTCTTGTGCGAGATCCGCGGAAATCGCGCCGGGGCTTGAGAAATGCGAGACGGGCCGTCTCGACGGTGGCACCAAGAACGATGTCGTGATGTGGGGTGATTCTCACGCGCGGCATTATCAAGCGCTCATCGCCGCCGTATACGGGGACACCACGACGCTTTACCGGCCGCGCTGCACGCCCGTTGCGGGCGTCTATCTCACTTTCGAACGGCGCAATGCCGACGTCTTGCAGTGCTTCGAGCAGAAAGCCGCCGTGCTCGCCGATCTCGTGCAAAAAAGACCGCGGGTCGTCATCCTCGCCGGGCGCTGGGGTTTTGCGGAAACCGCGACCGCTACGCGCACCCTTTACGAAAGGCCGGACATGCGCCGGTCGCGCGATGTCTTCGCCGCAGCGCTGCGCGAAACGGTTTCGCGGCTTACCGATGCGGGCATCAAGGTGGTGCTTATGGCTCAAGTGCCGGAGATCCGCGTGCCGACAAGCCACTGTCTCGGCGTCTACAAACATGTTTTCGGCTGGACGGACTGCTATTTCGTGTCGCGCAACGACTATGTCGCCCAATTCGGCTGGACGAACGATCTCCTGCGATCCATCGCCGACGACACTCCCAACGTAGCGGTTTTCTGGCCCGCAGAGTCCCTGTGCGAGGGCGATGTGTGTCGACCGGTACGCGACGGCAAGCACCTCTATTCCGATAATAACCATCTGACGGCGGAAGGCGCGCTATCGCTCGTGAGCGCCTACAGGTCGACGGTCCCGGCGGCGTTTCTTCCTTTACCCGAGCCGCGGTCGGTCGACAGCGCGTGGGCTCCCTCTCCGATGGAGACGGGCAATCTCGCGGCCAGCACCTTCCAACCCGAGGGAGGCGCTTCCCGATAG
- the hflK gene encoding FtsH protease activity modulator HflK, producing the protein MPWNQSGGGGWKGGPSGGPWGQGPAGGGSPPPDLEEILRRSQDKLRQAVPGGVGFAGVGLLLLVLAAAVGYFGFTVRINPDERGVVQRFGAYDRELSNGLNFRWPYPIEEVTVVPFTRQNRVEVGFSSGPTGPFGAIRSSARNEESLMLTGDENIVELNFNVFWNVKDAPAYLFNVRNQGDTLDASPNVKAVAESAMREVIGQNDIQPILTKSRQNIEESVKTLIQRTLDSYKSGININQVNLQKVDPPTEVIAAFRDVQAARADQERLRNEAEAYANRVVPEARGEAQRILQGAQGYREQAVAEATGRTERFLKVFDEYQKAPDVTRKRMYLETLERVLGGMDKIIIDEKSGSNGVVPYLPLNELQRTQSGGQR; encoded by the coding sequence ATGCCGTGGAATCAGAGTGGCGGCGGAGGCTGGAAGGGCGGCCCGAGCGGCGGCCCTTGGGGACAAGGCCCCGCCGGCGGTGGTTCGCCTCCCCCCGATCTCGAAGAAATACTGCGCCGCAGTCAGGACAAGCTGCGCCAGGCCGTGCCGGGAGGCGTCGGCTTTGCTGGCGTCGGGCTTCTCCTGTTGGTTCTCGCCGCTGCGGTCGGCTATTTCGGCTTCACGGTCCGCATCAATCCGGACGAGCGCGGCGTCGTTCAACGGTTTGGCGCGTACGACCGAGAGCTATCGAACGGCCTCAATTTCCGCTGGCCGTACCCCATTGAGGAAGTGACCGTCGTTCCGTTCACGCGCCAGAACCGCGTCGAGGTCGGCTTTTCGAGCGGGCCTACCGGCCCATTCGGCGCAATCCGCTCCTCCGCCCGCAATGAGGAAAGCCTCATGCTGACCGGCGACGAGAACATCGTGGAGCTGAACTTCAACGTCTTCTGGAACGTCAAGGACGCCCCCGCCTATCTGTTCAACGTCCGCAATCAGGGCGACACGCTCGACGCGAGCCCGAACGTGAAGGCCGTGGCCGAGAGCGCCATGCGCGAAGTGATCGGCCAGAACGATATTCAGCCGATCCTCACAAAGAGCAGGCAGAACATCGAGGAGTCGGTGAAGACGCTCATCCAGCGCACGCTCGACAGCTACAAGTCCGGCATCAACATCAACCAGGTGAACCTGCAAAAGGTCGATCCGCCGACCGAGGTCATCGCGGCCTTCCGCGACGTCCAGGCCGCGCGCGCCGATCAGGAGCGCTTGCGAAACGAGGCGGAGGCTTACGCCAACCGCGTCGTACCCGAAGCACGAGGCGAAGCGCAGCGCATCCTTCAGGGCGCGCAGGGCTACCGCGAGCAGGCCGTTGCCGAGGCCACGGGCCGAACCGAGCGCTTCCTCAAGGTATTCGACGAATATCAAAAGGCACCGGATGTGACGCGCAAGCGCATGTATCTCGAAACGCTTGAACGCGTGCTGGGTGGCATGGACAAGATCATCATTGACGAAAAGTCCGGCTCCAACGGCGTGGTGCCCTATCTTCCCTTGAACGAACTTCAGCGCACCCAGAGCGGAGGCCAGCGATGA
- the yidD gene encoding membrane protein insertion efficiency factor YidD, translated as MELHPAKALKVIAKSPIYVYRYAISPIIGPRCRHLPTCSQYALDAIDVNGAWLGGWLTLGRILRCHPWGSSGCDPAPDLRAEKIPFWAPWRVWRYRRARAAADQIETT; from the coding sequence TTGGAACTCCATCCTGCCAAAGCGCTCAAGGTGATCGCGAAATCGCCGATCTACGTCTATCGATACGCGATCTCGCCGATCATCGGGCCGCGTTGCCGCCATCTCCCGACCTGCTCGCAATATGCGCTCGACGCCATCGACGTGAATGGCGCGTGGCTCGGCGGCTGGCTGACGCTCGGCCGCATCCTGCGTTGCCACCCGTGGGGCAGTTCAGGCTGCGATCCCGCGCCCGATCTCCGCGCTGAAAAGATCCCCTTCTGGGCCCCTTGGCGCGTCTGGCGCTACCGGCGCGCTCGCGCCGCCGCCGATCAGATCGAAACAACGTGA
- a CDS encoding trypsin-like peptidase domain-containing protein, with translation MAIHHHLRLLLGASLLAFGGVAAASPTFAVEMKSGESFSDVAARVRNSVVSVSAQVTEELGSSSARRSRGEGSRGPKKGQSVLQKTSVGSGFIIDASGIIVTNNHVIEDGNTVFVVLPDGSEVKVDRVIGRDTKTDIAVLKITPRANKPLTPVSFGDSSHMRIGDWVIAVGNPFGFKGSVTAGILSGRGRDISAGPYDDFLQTDASINSGNSGGPLFNARGEVIGINTAIFSPSGGSIGLGFAIPSNTAKRIVEQLRKHGEIRWGWIGARLQTPSDDIAEHLHLDHAEGALIARVDKGSPAEAAGLQEGDVVLAFAGTSVKHARQLPRFIAQSNVGEDADVLILRNGEKKTVKVKVGRMIEADWSGALPLSQQKAKRQKLGKISFAPLSDDLRSRLGLSSDAEGAVVSADESRVVARGNLNPGDVVIEAAHGPVRTADELDQRLTQLRALSRSQATLTVRDASGAIRFESVSLDQD, from the coding sequence ATGGCGATCCACCATCATCTGCGGCTGCTTCTCGGGGCAAGCCTTCTGGCGTTCGGTGGCGTTGCTGCTGCCTCCCCTACGTTCGCGGTCGAGATGAAATCCGGCGAATCCTTCTCCGATGTCGCAGCGCGCGTCCGCAATTCGGTCGTCAGCGTATCGGCACAGGTCACGGAGGAACTCGGCAGTTCGAGCGCCAGGCGCAGCCGTGGCGAGGGTTCGCGCGGCCCGAAGAAGGGTCAGAGCGTCCTGCAAAAGACTTCCGTAGGCTCGGGCTTCATCATCGATGCAAGCGGCATCATCGTCACCAATAACCACGTGATCGAGGATGGCAACACCGTGTTCGTGGTGTTGCCCGATGGATCCGAGGTGAAGGTCGATAGGGTTATCGGGCGCGACACCAAGACGGATATCGCCGTACTCAAGATCACGCCCAGGGCCAACAAGCCGCTGACGCCCGTTTCCTTCGGCGACTCATCTCACATGCGCATCGGCGATTGGGTGATTGCGGTCGGCAATCCGTTCGGCTTCAAGGGCTCCGTGACGGCGGGCATTCTCTCAGGGCGCGGCCGAGACATCAGCGCTGGCCCGTATGATGATTTCCTTCAGACCGATGCCTCCATCAACAGCGGCAATTCCGGCGGCCCGCTCTTCAATGCGCGCGGCGAGGTTATCGGCATAAACACCGCAATTTTCTCTCCTTCGGGCGGCAGCATCGGCCTTGGCTTCGCGATCCCGTCGAACACGGCGAAACGCATCGTCGAGCAGTTGCGCAAGCACGGGGAAATCCGCTGGGGCTGGATCGGCGCGCGGCTGCAAACGCCGAGTGACGACATTGCTGAACATCTCCATCTCGACCATGCCGAGGGCGCGCTGATCGCCCGCGTCGACAAGGGCAGCCCGGCCGAAGCGGCTGGCTTGCAGGAAGGCGACGTCGTGCTGGCGTTCGCCGGAACGTCGGTGAAACACGCGCGCCAACTTCCGCGCTTTATCGCGCAATCAAACGTGGGCGAAGACGCCGACGTGCTGATCCTTCGCAACGGTGAGAAGAAGACGGTCAAGGTGAAGGTCGGCCGCATGATCGAGGCCGACTGGTCCGGCGCTCTCCCCCTGTCGCAACAAAAAGCCAAGCGGCAAAAGCTCGGCAAGATCAGCTTCGCGCCATTGTCCGACGATTTGCGGTCGCGGCTGGGCCTCTCGTCGGATGCGGAAGGCGCCGTCGTATCGGCCGATGAAAGCCGGGTGGTCGCGCGGGGGAACCTCAATCCGGGCGATGTCGTGATCGAGGCGGCCCATGGGCCGGTTCGGACCGCCGACGAGCTTGACCAGCGCCTCACGCAGCTACGCGCACTGTCGCGCAGCCAAGCAACGCTAACTGTGAGAGACGCGAGCGGCGCCATCCGCTTCGAGAGCGTCTCACTCGATCAAGACTAG
- a CDS encoding ATP-binding protein, with amino-acid sequence MQPQAKRFMSGIEEETVALPRDQAMPSLVDELMASSRDCMALLDESGAILAINPWACETMTLGAAEGVKGKAWRRLWPDEVQAQADQLLADARRGKRATAILFHASAKVPPTRDNHAPSWWAVTLSPIKDAACPAARFLVFAQSLGGSAASQTELSSLIAQQRATLIGLSRQLADQTDRLAETRKQVTQSEKLTLLGQFVGSVVHDINNVLTVMASASRFLRKGDPTKAAVALEHVDAAIARGATLVRQLLDFSRNDPAPSEVVDIDRVLTEDADLLRHLAGPRVTIDFAGEGEVWPVLASRGRVQAAVFNLVANARDAMPDGGRLTIAIANCRANERPLGLAANDYVMLSIADTGKGMPPEVLKQAGRPFFTTKAKGEGSGLGLASAFSLAEQAGGGVRIDSTPGQGTRVSLYLPRAALSDARSSTDSRREPDLHGNARILVAEGDRSAREALASLLRGLRYAVAEAGTPDQAAAEALANRPDLIVWSFDPASRTSFDLLQAAEGSAPPCLYTATTNAALHLPTGETVLRKPVPEDLLCRAVLEKLGRIPPAIIPEEALRLADRVRERVRGARVRAIYELWRTVFADKARLPLLAEARIFEARDVADTFLIEVIGEWSRPSFRFVRVGSALTERYGAPLDGVTLADDEADAFGPIARAYKRCLQGVAYFDYSRVSLGDGKLTLFERMVLPISDDQLTITHLFGIATFCDIDP; translated from the coding sequence ATGCAGCCGCAGGCGAAACGCTTCATGTCCGGGATCGAGGAAGAAACGGTGGCGCTTCCGCGCGATCAGGCAATGCCGTCGCTAGTCGATGAGCTGATGGCATCGTCACGGGATTGCATGGCGTTACTCGACGAAAGCGGCGCTATCCTCGCGATCAATCCGTGGGCCTGCGAAACGATGACCCTCGGCGCGGCCGAGGGCGTCAAAGGCAAGGCGTGGCGCAGGCTCTGGCCGGACGAAGTTCAGGCCCAGGCGGACCAATTGCTCGCCGACGCTCGCAGAGGCAAGCGCGCGACCGCGATATTGTTTCATGCATCGGCCAAGGTTCCACCGACCCGAGATAACCACGCGCCTTCCTGGTGGGCCGTAACGCTCAGCCCCATAAAAGATGCCGCGTGTCCAGCGGCGCGCTTTCTCGTCTTCGCGCAAAGTCTAGGTGGAAGCGCCGCTTCGCAGACCGAGCTTTCGAGCCTGATCGCGCAGCAACGCGCGACCCTCATAGGTCTCTCACGCCAGCTCGCAGACCAGACCGACCGACTCGCCGAGACCCGCAAGCAGGTCACCCAATCCGAAAAGCTGACGCTTCTCGGGCAATTCGTCGGCAGTGTGGTGCACGACATCAATAACGTCCTGACGGTCATGGCGAGCGCCTCGCGATTTCTGCGAAAGGGCGACCCGACGAAAGCTGCGGTGGCACTCGAACATGTCGATGCCGCCATCGCGCGCGGCGCAACGCTCGTGCGTCAGCTTCTCGATTTCTCGCGAAACGACCCGGCGCCATCGGAAGTCGTCGACATCGACCGTGTCCTTACCGAAGATGCCGATTTGCTGCGCCATCTCGCCGGCCCCCGCGTAACCATCGATTTCGCTGGCGAGGGGGAAGTTTGGCCTGTGCTCGCATCGCGGGGAAGAGTTCAGGCGGCGGTCTTCAACCTCGTCGCTAATGCACGCGATGCGATGCCCGACGGCGGCCGTTTGACAATCGCCATCGCGAATTGCCGCGCCAACGAGAGGCCGCTCGGGCTTGCCGCAAACGACTACGTCATGCTTTCCATCGCCGACACCGGAAAGGGCATGCCACCGGAGGTTCTAAAGCAGGCGGGCCGACCGTTTTTCACCACGAAAGCCAAGGGCGAAGGCAGCGGGCTAGGCCTGGCCTCGGCCTTCAGCCTCGCGGAGCAGGCGGGCGGCGGCGTCCGCATCGACAGCACGCCGGGACAGGGCACGCGAGTTTCGCTCTATCTGCCGCGAGCCGCACTCTCCGACGCGAGATCTTCGACGGATTCGAGGCGTGAGCCCGACCTGCACGGCAACGCCCGCATCCTCGTTGCCGAGGGCGATCGCTCCGCAAGGGAAGCACTCGCCTCATTGCTGAGAGGGCTGCGATACGCGGTGGCCGAGGCTGGCACACCCGACCAGGCTGCGGCCGAGGCGTTGGCAAACAGGCCGGATCTCATCGTCTGGTCTTTTGACCCAGCCTCACGCACAAGCTTCGATCTGTTGCAGGCGGCCGAAGGTAGCGCGCCTCCGTGCCTCTACACCGCGACGACGAATGCGGCCTTGCATCTTCCCACAGGCGAGACCGTCCTGCGCAAGCCGGTGCCGGAAGATCTTCTTTGCCGCGCGGTGCTTGAAAAGCTCGGGCGCATTCCGCCTGCGATTATCCCTGAGGAAGCGCTCAGGCTCGCCGACCGCGTTCGCGAGCGGGTCCGAGGCGCCCGGGTGCGAGCGATCTACGAGCTTTGGCGCACGGTTTTCGCAGACAAGGCGCGACTTCCGCTTCTCGCCGAAGCCAGGATTTTCGAGGCGCGCGATGTGGCCGATACCTTTCTCATCGAGGTCATTGGCGAATGGTCCCGGCCCTCTTTCCGCTTCGTTCGCGTCGGAAGTGCGCTGACCGAAAGATATGGCGCACCACTCGATGGGGTCACTCTTGCCGACGACGAGGCGGACGCCTTCGGCCCGATCGCCCGCGCCTACAAGAGATGCCTTCAGGGCGTCGCCTATTTTGATTACTCGCGTGTCTCGCTTGGCGACGGCAAATTGACGCTTTTCGAGAGAATGGTTTTGCCAATTTCTGACGATCAGCTGACTATTACCCATCTTTTCGGCATCGCAACCTTTTGCGACATAGACCCGTGA